The following are encoded together in the Pseudomonas xantholysinigenes genome:
- the rsd gene encoding sigma D regulator produces the protein MLDSCQNAQERWGGVHKLIDRWLEERQELVQAFRALRDAKPAFADKDKNRDFCALLVDYVSAWHFEVSEQLVSEAKAFGDTKALELATQINPRIDDSTQIALAFNDHCEKGECTDPERFAEKLGKLGSLLRERFELEDCLIEVLHTAHKEEDALQA, from the coding sequence ATGCTCGATAGTTGCCAGAACGCCCAGGAACGCTGGGGCGGTGTTCACAAGCTGATCGATCGTTGGCTGGAGGAGCGCCAGGAGCTGGTGCAAGCCTTCCGCGCCCTGCGCGATGCCAAGCCGGCCTTTGCCGACAAGGACAAGAACCGCGATTTCTGCGCGCTCCTGGTCGATTATGTCTCGGCCTGGCACTTCGAGGTCAGCGAGCAGTTGGTCAGCGAAGCCAAGGCCTTTGGCGATACCAAGGCCCTGGAACTGGCCACGCAGATCAATCCACGCATTGACGACAGCACCCAGATCGCGCTGGCCTTCAATGACCACTGCGAAAAAGGCGAGTGCACCGACCCCGAGCGCTTCGCCGAAAAACTGGGCAAGCTGGGCAGCCTGCTGCGCGAACGTTTCGAGCTGGAAGATTGCCTGATCGAAGTGCTGCACACCGCGCACAAGGAAGAGGACGCGCTCCAGGCCTGA
- a CDS encoding FKBP-type peptidyl-prolyl cis-trans isomerase: MPRYLMLGLCLLAPLSLASPATSPTEDGDLAYSIGASLGERLRAEVPGLQLEALVEGLRQAYQGEPPRIAKSRMQAILQQHDEQASAAAEQAQVDKMLDAEKRFMAGERGKAGVHELSEGILYSELASGSGAQPKATGSVQVRYVGRLPDGTVFDQNQQPQWFKLDSVIEGWQVALPKMKAGSKWRLVIPSAQAYGADGAGDLIAPYTPLVFEIELLAVAD, translated from the coding sequence ATGCCCCGCTACCTCATGCTTGGCCTGTGCCTGTTGGCGCCCCTGTCCCTGGCCAGCCCTGCAACCAGCCCCACTGAAGACGGCGACCTGGCCTACAGCATCGGCGCAAGCCTGGGTGAACGGCTACGCGCCGAAGTCCCCGGGCTGCAACTGGAGGCCCTGGTCGAAGGCCTGCGCCAAGCCTACCAAGGCGAGCCGCCGCGCATCGCCAAGTCGCGCATGCAGGCGATCCTGCAGCAACATGACGAGCAGGCCAGTGCCGCCGCCGAACAGGCTCAAGTCGACAAGATGCTGGATGCCGAAAAACGCTTCATGGCCGGCGAGCGTGGCAAGGCCGGCGTGCATGAACTCTCCGAGGGCATTCTCTACAGCGAGCTCGCCAGCGGCAGTGGCGCCCAGCCCAAGGCCACCGGCAGCGTGCAGGTACGGTATGTGGGGCGGCTGCCCGATGGCACGGTGTTCGACCAGAACCAGCAACCGCAATGGTTCAAGCTGGACTCGGTGATCGAAGGCTGGCAAGTGGCGCTGCCGAAGATGAAGGCGGGGTCGAAATGGCGCCTGGTGATCCCGTCGGCGCAAGCGTACGGCGCCGACGGAGCGGGTGACCTGATCGCACCCTACACGCCACTGGTGTTCGAAATCGAGCTGCTGGCGGTGGCCGACTGA